The following DNA comes from Papaver somniferum cultivar HN1 chromosome 4, ASM357369v1, whole genome shotgun sequence.
aaagaaaagagttgGACCGATATGCAGCTTAGTGTTTGCTTGTCCTATCtatgagatccttgaaattctaCCCTACCCCTAGCCGAAATAGAAACATAAAGATGAATGCTCTATCTATCTGGCCTGATTTTGTGATTTCATGTTGCACAATAGATCGGACTAAATTAGGTTGAAATAAATAGGATATAATTGAAATGATTTATGGAAGCTCGTCTGCAAGAGATTGTGTCGTATAGGGTATGGACTATGGAGCCTCTGCCCATACACAAAGCAGGGTATGTAATACATGAGGCACCTCTGGTCACTGCACCATTGCCTTGTGGCAAACAAAAGGTCATTACGTATTACAAACTGTGAGACCACCAACTAAGACCCTTAAACCCGATCTGCGCTTAAAATAGTAAGTTTGCCAAAGCTAATCTCCAAAGACATGCAGAAGAAACACCATCTTATTATGTGGGGCTGTTTTCTTTTTGAATGTCATAAACTTAAAGGTTCAAACTTAATATTATTGAATTGGTTCATCATCTTATTGCTCTGAtgtttcagaaaattttcaccaTGGACTCATTCATCAAAACACGGGCTCTGCCAGAGGATGTTATTGCTGGGTGGCGTCCAAAAGTAATGGGCTAATCGGTCTTCCTGCTGAATACCAGTTCCAATCCAGGCACTGGGGATCGATGCCCTCGAATGTGTATAACGGGGTACATGTGGATCACCATGTTCTTTTGTTCTGTCAGTCATGTTAGTTAAaaaattatacaaaatataaaagaGAAATATATGCACTAATTTTTTGTTCTGTCAGTCATGTTCTCAAGAAATGAATTACCAAACATCATAACTATTAAGATGTCAATGAGTAGTATTACCTTCTAATATATTTTTGGTGATAAGAAAAATTTCAGGCAACAATTTTCACAAATATAAATAAGAAAAATCAACCTCAGTTAGCTAGCATTACAATCCCACAAGTTATTGTAGTATTGTAGTTTTATTCACAAATTTACAAACCCACTTTGAAGTATAAACAAAGAGAAcatgcttccaaaaaaaaaaaaacttttgtatGTAGTATATCAAAGAAAGCAATCAAGTAAATCAGAGCAAATTTGGTGAACTTGTAGAACTGAAAATCCAGGTTGAAGTTGAAGGGCCACAGTTTTAGTTCCAGTTTTGCAATCATACCAAATGATATCATTCTCAGTCTTCATTAGAATGATGTGTTTGGTATATAAGTCGAGTAGTATTTTACCAGATCCAAGAAGTCCGAGGTTAGTGAGTCCCAGGTCTACTCTGTATGTCTTGCACCATTTTGTTTCATCTGTTGAAGAGTAGTCTTGTAACACCCAAAGCTCCAGCCATTTTTCAAACAATTCAAGGTATAGCAAGCCTACTTCTCCTTCACATTCTACTAGTTTCTTCTCAACACCCCAGCCACCGGCATCTTCCAGTTTTTCATTTGGTTGTGAAATGGTCCTCCAACTTCCACCGTAAATATTGGTGTCTAGTGCCGTAATGTGTCCGTCATATGATAGCGAGTGAATGGCTCCATGTATGAGAAGCCCAGGATCAGTCGCTGATCCAAGAAAAGAAGAAGGTTTGAATTGATCATCATCGCTACCAACAATTATGTTGTCAAGCATTATCCATTCCCAGCTTTCTGAGTCGAATATCTCACAGTGATACACAAGATAACCAGGAGAAGTGGAGAAGCGAATTATGTTATAATGCATAGGGCTGCTAGACTTTTTAACATTAATGGCAGTCTTCAGAGTTCGATATTGATTTGTCTTAGGGCTTGGAATCTTTCGGTATTCTCCTGTGGATGGCTTGCAAATGTAGTATGAAGTGCCAGCTTGCTTGCTGTAACTGATACAAGAAAGCAAACCATGAGGGGATGATGAGGATAGGATTTCTACATGCCCTGGTAAGAAATCAAGTGTAGGAGACGGAAGTGCAGGGGATTGGTTTACCAACGAAACAAAGTTGAAGTGTTCTTCCCTTGGGTTTGATATCTGAATCAAGTAACCTGAAATAGTTGGAGTCCTTTGGGAGTGAATGAGTTTGAATTCAGAATCGTAAGTTAACCTCTCCCATTCTTTGCAAACTAATCGACAATGACTAAGAAGTGGAGCAACTGATATTCTTGTTAGGATCTCATAAATCACTTCCGGAGGAAGTTCAGCAATtgaagtagtagtagtagtagcagTTGACCTGCATATGAGCCTTTTTTCTGGATTTTCCTGTTCCTCTCCAGTTCCTTGTGTTTTTCTCTTCTTGTTCATGATCTGCACAGGGACATTACATCAATTATTGAGACGGATATATTGAATAAACTGCAATCACTCTTGTGATAGGAATCTGGCCTGGCCTTACGATATACATACATTTCTAAGGCGATGACTAGTaacaaattaaaacttgtcttgAGTCAGTTAGGAAAGTGAACTATCCTAGCTAACCAACCCAAGTTGCATTATATCGTACTTTATTCTAGCAACGATAGATTAGCACGGTCTGCCTGTGTTTCCCTGATTATTTTGGTTAAATTAGTTTTCAGCTATGAGTATAATGCATACACATACAAGTACAACATACAAACACAATTAAAACAGTTCTCCAAAATCATTTTGTATTTTAATCTTTCAAAACATAccctttttctttgttttcaaaaatgTTCTTACCTCAAAATGGCGTTTGGTATCCCTATTTTTAAAAACAATGTAACTGACAGGAATACAGCAATTGTACAATAAAGATCCTGATCTGATGATCATGCAAAGCACACTGATGTAGCACCACCGATGACCCATGCATGCTCATTTTCTTAGTCTTGATTTCCCATAACCCATTTTGAAACTTACGCAACACATTAACATTGATCAATAATTTAATCGAATACAAACTAATGGACGCTAGTTACCCTTTTTAGTATGTTTTGAACTTTACAAAGGGAGCTATATGTGAAAACATAGTTACTCCTAGAGCTACAGCTTGAAATACCAGTCCCTCTTTGTCTCTTTATCATTTGCCAAAGGGTTAGCATGTCTCGAGAAGTCAACTAGTTTGAGCAGAGCTCCTAACATCTCGTTtagacattttatcaaacaccttGAGGGTTATATCTTCAGTTGTTCTACGCTAGGATGTCAGGTTAATTTGCTAACTCCTCAACAACATATGTGGAACGTGGATGTTAGAAATAGATTAACAGAGAGAATGAACGAGAGGGGTTTACATGCAAAGTAGGGACATATTATAAATATACAACCACTGGAGATATAGAGAAATCGATgtgaagaaaaaaggaaaacGAAGAAAACTATCTTAGAATCAGAAATTCAATCCCTAAAACATGTTACTAATAAGATTGACCAAACCATAAACATAGGATTAACACAAAGATTTTTTTCATCTATCTGTAAAATCTAATTCAATCCCATACCTGTTTCTTTCCTCGCGGAAAGCAttctttgaaaaatgtattccaACAGGATGAAGATGATTCCATTTTTGCTGTAGGACACTCGGCCGGCTAAAACAGTGATTCGAGAAGAATTACAACTTTTAACGAGCGACTCAGGGAGTTTTGGTGTCGAGAAAGAGTCGCAGCTTAAGTCGTGTTACATGAATTACGACTTCGTGTTACATGAATTACGACTTTTTAGAGACACAACTAAATAAACAATCTATAAAAaagtcaaaataaaataaacaaatccaactgcaactctttttttttctaagtGAAACCTACGGTCACACCCATTTTTTAGATTTCTCCCACTATCAAACCTATCAACGTTCATTTTTTCGGTGAAAATTTCTCACACACCcagaatttttaaaattatttccTCGCTTGTTCTTCCTCGTTTTtctttcattccttcttttattcttctttcctAATATAATTATTTTTGGATTCGAAATCAATCAGAAAAAAAATGGGTTTTGGCTAGGGTTTTGCTATGGTAATCAAATTGAGAAATTGGAGTTCAAGAAGGAATCTGAGAAAGGGATCTGAACCGAGAGAAGTTTTTTGAAATCAAGAGGTGGAATTTTGAGATCGAGAAATGGAACTCAGGGAGAAGAAATTAAAGACGGTGATGAACAGAGAAAGTGGGTGTTTGATGTTGAATCAAGACCGAAATGGAATAAGGGTTTGTTGATAGTGAGATTAAGATGGTGATTGAGAAGGATTTTCTGAGTTTTGAAGAAACCAGAGTTGAAGCAGATCGAGATACAAGAGAAGAGGTGATGCTGCTGATTTCGGAGATAAAGAGATGAAGGTTAGGGTTTAATCAACGAAATATTGTTGCTGCTTTCAATCGATTCTGCTGATGAATATTAAGAATGGGTTCGTGGCTCAGATGAAAACGAAGGTGATGATGTTACTGTGAAATAGAGAAGATGGGTTGGTGGTGGATTGACAGGATACGGAGACATGGGTGATACATAGAGATGGAATGTGAATCTGTGATGAGTTCAGGATGAAGCAGATTATTGTCGTGATACTTCTGAGAAGTTGGTAATAATTCGTCATCAGCAGGTGCTGATCCTATCTCTGTCAATTCTGTAGACGCACATCGAAACACTATTTTACACCTAGCTGCAGAAATGAAGCAGATGGaggtaaatatatatatatatacatactgaGATTCTTAGTTTTTagttaacttagtttttcttacaGGTTTACTAATAGTTCTTGAGCACCAGAGATATATAATTTCATTCAGTTTTCTTACCAACTTTGTTTCATTTGCAGTGTATGAAGTATCACATTGTTAGTGGTTGCAACATTAATAGCATGAATCGCCTTTCAAGTTGTTATGAATCCACCAGGTGGTACTTTTCAAGAAGACTCTACGATAAAAGCTAGTGACAACCCGGTTCTTTTTACCTATTATCTAGGGTCTGTGGCTCACTCCTATGAGTCTAATCGCTTTGATAAATATCTAAAAAGACAACAAGTAGATTCCACCAAGAGCGAAAATAGGACAAAGATTAGCACCAATTTTGTTCGGGCATTATTAAAAGCACTGGACAATGAGTCTTATAGTGCTCGTGATTCTTATTGGAAGAGCAGATCACCAGGTATTGTTCTGGAACATGAGAAGTGGAGCAGAATCATTTCCATGTATAATAAACCAAGGTTTTCTCCTTATATAATACGCTACGTTGGGACACCAACATTGGCTTACAGAAACCCGATGCTTTACAGAATTTACAAGATTAGTAATGCAATTGCGTTTCTAGTCTCTCTTAGCATAATCCTAGTAGTTCGACATGGTGTAAAGTCTTTGGAGTTTCACCAGGAGTCAAATGCCTACAATTTAAGGTGGCTACGGGCTACAGCTGTTTAAAGAAAAacacataatatgttatgcatttaTAAAAATAGCTATATAATATATTATGCATTTATAAAAATGGATGTATAATCTAtcatgcatctacaaaatttgttgcataacttgttatgcagtgcagaaaacggttgcataacacgttatgcggcaacttttttgtcactattaaaaccaacaaaaacaaagactgcataacttgtcatgtacctataataatatctgcataacatgttatgcatttgcgaaaatagatgcataaccttttatgcatccgaaaatacggctgcataatgcattatgcatcgagaaaattgtcgcacaatcttttatgcatcaagaaaatagatgcataatgcattatgcgtcTATTTTTTTATGTAACCACTAATACAATAGCTACATAACTTTGTTGTGCAGATGCAtcatttgttatgcagtcgagaaaatggtcgcataattcgttatgcgtctgcagaatgtgttatgcatcttttttggtggctgcataatggttatgtatcaagttttcgaaaattttacctaaaatgatgatcacctccgattttttcgtgaaaaacaaaaatttgatattgttgtttgtactcattgtgtagctctcttaaaaagatttccaacgatataaaatttgtaaaattctccaaaggtgcggatttttagatacgttatatccaagttgcgttgccaattatacccctgaaaaattaggctgcataacgagttatgcctgaaataatagtatgcataacgagttatgtattgattcttaataatttcggataattttgggtgtcacggtatctaaaattaattgtaggcctgacaataagaatattattttttttgggcatgcgcctaatttttttctttttttaattgatAAAACAAGGATAATACAGGGAGTAACATCACTTCAGTCATGTTACAAGCCAGATTTTGCAACTTAACATTGATGTAGCACGGAGTAAACTCCATATCAGAAAGACAttgtatatacaaaatattagggctggcaacggataaccgatatccgatatccatttccgaaatccgacatcatataggattttatccgacatatcggatatcggatatcggaatctgatattttatcggatattttctCTTGACGATAACGATATTGGAATAGGCCTTTccattaggttaatatccgatatccgatagtctaggggtgtacttgtaatttcctacccctagaTATACTCGGACACAGCACGGCCAAGACGGATGTAAGTTTGAACTGCTTCCTGGCAATCCGATTCCTTTTGGTCATACCTCACTCGTTCTTCATCAGAAAGCTCCAGAAAAAAAGTCTCAACAGCTTACGGAGGTAGTTTGACCAGACAGTCAGTTTTTAATCTTCTCAAAGAAATAGTTATCATCAAGGCCTGCAAATGTGAAAGGGGAACCTTTCCGTTTTTCAAAGGGCGCTCCACCAGGCTTTGCCAACGGAACTTGACTGAAAATAAACATAGAAAATCCATGGCATAATACATATCGCATGAGGTGCTGACGATGGGCATACCTGTAACCACCCACTTACACTGAGCTTTTAGCTGGAGAAGCCTTTGATCCTTAATATTCCATCTTCTAAGCACATGTGCATCATCTAAAATAACTCTGTACCACTCCATACTGTTTTTAATATCTAAACAACGTTATCGGATtttaacggataaatatccgctaTCCGATAGATTAACGTTAACGATATCGGTTTGTATTTTTGATATCCGCCGGATgttaacggatatcggatatccgataattattaaccttaaccttatcggattgtccaatatccggcggatatttatccgttgacAGCCCTACAAAATATCGTCTCGCTATGTTTAAGAAAGTTAAGAGCACGACAAATAGAAACTGGCACGATGACCAGATAGCGATAAGGATTGACGATGAAAGAAATGCGGGGAAGAGGGATCACGAGAAGAATGTGGATAAGACCGCGATGATCAGTCGGACTCAGCGCGAACCTCACGGCGATGAATATAAAGTTCACATGAAAAGCATGATATCAGTGTTGAACTGTgggggcctaacaaccacacccaacaattcgtttggcaatatgagaagacttactccaatatactttctagagaatcaactagacagtcagactcaatctagaggaaagtatatcaaagactttatatctctaactcttaattcaatctacaatcatcaaatagaaatctgcgagcccgattgaatataagaggagtaacttgaacggtaccaaagaccaatgttcaagtgtcaatcaatttaaatcaacaactaaaggttgaattatctaattgattgatcttcacgcacaacctgtgatatttcaattatataaaaaatatgcggaaaagaaataacacagacaccagaacttttttaacgaggaaaaccgcaaatgcataaaaaccccaggacctagtccagtttgaataccacactgtattaagccgctacagacactagcctactatcaatgaacttcggaccggattgtagttgaaccctaatcaatctcacacttatcaaaggtacagttgtgttccttacatctctgatcccagcaggatactacgcacttgattcacatagctgatctcacccacaactaagagttgctacaacccaaagtcgaagacttgataaacaaatatgtctcgcacagaaaagtctatagattgaataaatctgtttcccacagatatacccaagagtttttgttccatcttttgataaatcaaggtgaaaaggaaccaattgataacccggacttatattcccgaagaccagcctagtattatcaatcacctcacaataatctaaatcgtatgatggcgaaactacatattgtggaatcacaaacaatgagacgaaggtgtttgtgattactttttatcttgcctatcggagatcaaatcccgggcaaatcttagagaagtgtagatgggaaaaaacgatttgctggttttttagggaattgaagagacaggCGTGTTGTCGgaactcctcaaccgagcaaactgatcaacctcacacagatgcactacaaagggagtgcttagattcgagagatcaatctgtaggactccggcctaaaccaagtcaatggccgttccagagtcaattcggtcacaaagagggagatgggttgatctgtaggatggaagctgagaattgtgtggaatcaatgatgatcaaggattgaggatgtgttgaaggtttctgcaagttttctatgAACCATTGAGTTCCaagtaagttctggtcgattgatggaatttctgagagtgatgactCGAAAAATTGTCCTTTTTCAATCATgtatccagagacttatttatattgtcagaacaaacaccttgatccctgcaagtgtgacggtttcttgagtgaaagagtgggaaagtgggaaatcgtggtgaaaccagttccaggtcgtgcggagacttggttaaccgtccacccactacttttctaactccttcaaccatttgcacgacttagtcacattcgtggatgaatccacgtttcgtaggccgccaaaccaaaaccctaagtaatatccccccatgtgacatgattgatgtctcatgatttgtgaagtctgcaaggcagacgtgtattaattagtcagttgttgactgattagacagtgagtcaaagttttgttgaattgagcaagaGTGACGAATGAtcggtgattcatggattgaacatacgtgttcttatgttgatattgctcgtctgagcaaaatactattaaattcgagcaactgagcaagtattgctcgattcgacgaattactgaatattgatagttggatcaatattcgagcaactgagcaagtatttctcaattcgacgaatcactgaatattgataaattactgaatattgatagttggatcaatattcgagtaactgagcaagtattgctcaattcgacggattatttattaataacgtgacccaataaaatattaattaaaatattggtacactaccaaatattatatgattaatccagatgttgatttttgaatcaacataaatttattagtgtttgaatcttgctcagaatgatgatttgtggagcgtttattcgaaaccctaattcttgatcaattgttcgtcaattgatgaattgctgaaaatagggcatgagtgatggagggaccgaccacatgggatgatggacgtccatgtggcgcccaagtgctcgagtgagcatgcaccagggtccttagttggccagttggtgaaagaatgatgattaaacgtcggtttcatcatttattgaaataatgttcgattgagcattaggtgataaaacctaattatgaaaaattgagagaccgaccaagagggaatgtcgtcccttggtggtcgttggACCAGCTGATGtccgtttgagcaaactccaagttggttggaaagagtttggacccaatatgagcaattgcgcaaattaagtCAAAATCGTGAAAACGTGTAGGACcgtctccttgcaagccttagggcctcccttggtcggtcaaggtagcatgccCGTGTCTCCGCAATGTCTGCGTCTCAGTCCtgggagtttcagtattttctggcatgcgtttgagcaatattttggattttcagaagagtttgatctttgactgaaattctcgattttgctcgaatgagcaaagtagaactttcctcgtttcatcaatttttgagaataatgatattttaattatttttttcgtgaatagcctagtcagtcatgtgaccatttgactttttggcattttcatggtttgagcaatatttgagaaaatacgaagaaaccaTGAtgtttgctcaaactgaggagtttcatgagataagggaaataataattatgaaagactaggattataaggtgtgggaccggccacgtctagggtaTGGTTGGCCggccaggtagcccggtcccgcaacacctttccctattttttattatttttcatgaaaccgtgaaaatatggagaaaccatgaattttgctcaaacaaggaaaattgctagaatgaaggagtttatatgagttcatgaaaataataaaataattgaaacaaaggaaaaaggcgtgggggaccggctgGCCGGTGGGCCGGTCCCCTAGGCGCCACTTTTATTAtgttaatattattttctctctcctatttcgtgtaggattcctcgtttgtccatattttcaaatgcttgttcgtgcatttgggtgctcggtcgtgcataattgtcgagtacacttgcaccattttcttggggattactcggtgatggtccagatgcccggttattgagtatttattactaatttatgaaattcagtggagaatggttcatgaaactgagtaataaaggtgagtagttaattattatcaatccataggatcagacgtggattcgaccatggattctaAATAATAAAGTGAGTAGTACCATTCtacgggatcgtggattcgaccataaaatcagagtaataaatttatctattaccattccatgagatcaaccgtggattcgaccatgaaatcagaataatgagataaaataattatctattaccattccatgggatcggccgtggattcgactatggaatcggagtaatgagataaaatagattatcttctaggaattcagtggtgaatgacacggtagaattaatctattgtagaagggatattagccagttaaagtgtCATACCCGTTCtcaaaggtgcatagtcagggaacatcgagtgttgccgacatcctgaaggagtttttccctctcaacaattatgtatggagtcCCTCCTGAatttatacacggtctctctacacagtcagggaacagtgagtgtcaccaacgtcctgaaggcgttttgacctctcaacaaacaattatgtaggaggacctaccaatcgttcttctatgtagaggtgggtctctctatgtagtcaagtaacaacgagtatcaccgacgtcctgaaggcgttgagctctcaatcatacggagagccgcccaattatgttattctacatagaggtcatgatgaaatgagaAGTATCGAGCGttccggggaggcctttcgagtgacatatgcatcatggctcgtaaaatatgaatcgtcacatgcgttcctgaagtcgtgtcagaaacatgcagtatcatgattttacgattttgacctttgttgaaaatccaccatcaacatcaagtcccctgcttagtgagggacagtcatgttccgcagtaagcattagatggtgattttcagtcgacgggtcggtggttgaactcagtcgtacaaaggtgttctcagaatcctcgatttgctctaatggtgtcatgtacaagAAAATGCGCaggtgaggaccctgatagtaagatagagcGTCATCCCATGAgaacggagagatgaggcactgttGATTTGTTCGGTCGGACGTCCGGTTTTGGTCGGTTTGGCGTTTACGGGCCCAAGTccaaaa
Coding sequences within:
- the LOC113275548 gene encoding F-box protein At5g49610-like, with product MESSSSCWNTFFKECFPRGKKQIMNKKRKTQGTGEEQENPEKRLICRSTATTTTTSIAELPPEVIYEILTRISVAPLLSHCRLVCKEWERLTYDSEFKLIHSQRTPTISGYLIQISNPREEHFNFVSLVNQSPALPSPTLDFLPGHVEILSSSSPHGLLSCISYSKQAGTSYYICKPSTGEYRKIPSPKTNQYRTLKTAINVKKSSSPMHYNIIRFSTSPGYLVYHCEIFDSESWEWIMLDNIIVGSDDDQFKPSSFLGSATDPGLLIHGAIHSLSYDGHITALDTNIYGGSWRTISQPNEKLEDAGGWGVEKKLVECEGEVGLLYLELFEKWLELWVLQDYSSTDETKWCKTYRVDLGLTNLGLLGSGKILLDLYTKHIILMKTENDIIWYDCKTGTKTVALQLQPGFSVLQVHQICSDLLDCFL